One genomic region from Flagellimonas oceani encodes:
- a CDS encoding serine hydrolase domain-containing protein, which translates to MKRRFLYILTVTTFISTAIGQENSKKVIQETAKARLDSTLQSFVKNGEVAGASALIFEKGKEVYFNAFGYADMENKVPMKRNTLVQIYSMTKPITGTALMTLYDKDKFQLDDPLEKYAPEFANMKVYKGVDSNGEMILEDLERPITIRDITRHTAGFSTRDDVPGFSEALKKADPFNWENTLPQMAEKLGNLPLWFQPEAKWEYGPSVDVQAFLVERISGQSYQEYVREHVLDPLKMTDTRYIVPKEDRSRMSSAYRKTEIGELNQSPNDEAHAFNYKKWPLTPGGWGLTSTLDDYMRFARMLVNDGKLDGEQILEPQTVELMSTNHLDENITDRSWLPSKGQVGFGIDFAVRIQPPASVEENNGVVGEFFWDGAASTLFWVDPVNELTAVFFVQIFPYNGSLHKRFRDAVYGPIVLPKNSQ; encoded by the coding sequence ATGAAAAGAAGATTTCTCTATATTCTTACAGTAACTACCTTTATATCCACAGCTATAGGTCAGGAAAATTCTAAAAAAGTAATTCAGGAAACGGCAAAGGCCAGATTGGACTCCACTTTGCAAAGCTTTGTGAAAAATGGTGAAGTGGCCGGAGCGTCGGCTTTGATTTTTGAAAAAGGCAAAGAAGTGTACTTCAATGCTTTTGGCTATGCTGACATGGAAAATAAAGTACCTATGAAACGTAATACTTTGGTACAGATTTACTCCATGACTAAACCCATTACCGGTACAGCCTTGATGACACTTTATGACAAAGACAAATTCCAATTGGACGACCCTTTGGAAAAATATGCCCCTGAATTTGCCAATATGAAAGTGTACAAAGGTGTGGATTCTAATGGGGAAATGATATTGGAGGATTTGGAACGCCCCATCACCATTCGGGACATTACACGACACACGGCTGGATTTTCCACTCGAGATGATGTTCCAGGATTTAGCGAGGCCCTAAAAAAGGCCGACCCTTTCAACTGGGAGAACACCTTGCCCCAAATGGCGGAAAAATTGGGTAATCTTCCGCTGTGGTTTCAGCCTGAAGCTAAATGGGAATATGGTCCTTCGGTCGATGTTCAAGCATTTTTGGTGGAACGGATATCGGGTCAATCGTATCAGGAATATGTCCGTGAGCACGTTCTTGACCCGTTGAAAATGACGGATACACGTTATATTGTTCCCAAAGAGGACCGTTCAAGGATGTCATCTGCCTATCGCAAAACTGAAATCGGGGAATTGAACCAATCCCCCAATGATGAAGCGCATGCTTTCAACTATAAAAAATGGCCATTGACACCAGGCGGTTGGGGATTGACGTCCACCTTAGACGATTATATGCGCTTTGCCAGAATGTTGGTCAACGATGGAAAATTGGATGGAGAGCAAATTCTTGAACCCCAAACTGTGGAGTTGATGTCCACCAACCATTTGGATGAAAACATTACGGATAGGTCTTGGTTGCCCAGCAAGGGGCAAGTGGGTTTTGGGATTGATTTTGCCGTTCGGATTCAACCTCCTGCATCGGTCGAAGAGAACAATGGCGTTGTGGGCGAATTCTTCTGGGATGGTGCGGCCAGCACCCTGTTTTGGGTAGACCCGGTGAACGAGTTGACCGCTGTCTTCTTTGTTCAGATTTTCCCTTACAACGGTTCCCTTCACAAACGCTTCAGGGATGCAGTCTATGGCCCGATCGTGCTGCCAAAAAACTCCCAATAG